TTCCTTTAGTTTAAATCCACCACCCTCTGTCCTACTGTGACAGGCCCTACTAAAACCTTTGTCCACCCCTGCATTCCCAATGAGCCGCGTTTCCATGGCAAttgccaggacaggtgacccaggAGTGGTGTCCCAGGGAGGGTTGCCATAGAAacagtgcccagccctgtccctttcTGTCAGGCTGAGCTGGCCTTTGGCCCTGGCAGTGGCGTTTGCTGCTGGTTCCACGGCGCCTGAGCAGCCAGCGCGGCACAGGGCAGGTGGCCGTGGCACCAGCCCCAGCAAGGGATCCTCTCTGGCTCTGGGCACTGACACCAGCCCTGAGCAAGGGCCAGGGCAGGTTTCCATGGCAACCAACCATCCCAGCGGCTCCAGGCCTTGGTTGCCATGGACCAACCCAAGGAACGGGTCCCTGTGGCCGCTGCCAGGGCACCTGAGGGCACCAGCGAGTGTCACTGCAATTGTACCTGGAACAGCCCCGGCACCGCTTTgtcctcagggttgctgtggcagcccaggacagcaacagctctgcctgcaagTGGCCACAGAACCTGGCTGCAGAAATGGCTCCTTGGGGTGCTGTCCAAGGGAACCTGAACTGATGGGGGTTGCCGTggcacccaaagccagcagtgGGGTCAGTGCAGTGTCCATGGCCAAAGCCCCTTGCCCAGGCCCAGTGCAGGGTGGGATGATGAGCCACCCTCACtactggcccagggcagggctgcagtgccctTCCCCACAGCCTGTCTGCACACAAGCACTTCCAGGGCTCTCTGCATTTCCCTTGCCCTCACTCCTGGCTCACTCACACACCTCCCAAGAACTCCccctgcagctttcagctgcaAGGAGTTCAAAGCTTGTCTGTCCTTCTGCAGTTGGTCTCATTCTGCCTTAAGCCAACTCTGGATTTGTGATTATTGTAAAACTTCCTGTGTGTCTAAAACATTCCTGGCATGGTTCTGCCTTGGGGAAGGGGAACCTCCTTGGTGGCACCTTGGGCTTGGCACACACTTGAGGAGATTGTCTGAAACTCAGGAGTTTGAGATAGATAAACAAGGAAGGAAACCCCTCTTTTCCTGAGAGCAGCCAGTTCTCCAAGCAAAGCAGATCCCAGGTGAGTGAGGAGAGACAGGATGGGGTTGGGGATGTGGAGCAAGGTTGTCCACACTGGGTCAGGCCTcaaggcacagcttctctgaccTCGCCAGACCTCCTGAGGAAAGGCCCTGGGTCAGTATCAATCACAGAATGCTGCAATCACCTATTGTGCtataggaaaataataaaatacaccCTTTTAAATAGGTGTACATATCTTTTAGaaaatctttgaaatatttctccataACTGTAGCAGGAAACCTTCCTAATGAACTGCAGCAGACCAGAGGGAAATCAAGGCACAGCCATGGATTGTCAGGACTTGCTTGGTCCTAATGAGCCCTGTGGTACATTTGGTGCTGAACCTTGGAACCTCAGGGCCTGAGAGGAGATTGCACAAACCTTCCCATGACTCaaagtcagaagaaaaaacGGAAGTGTCTGGCAGCATTTACGGGACCCACTGAGGTCTATCCCAAACATAGGCTCTTCATGGAGTCTTTGGAGGAGAGAACTGGAGGCCAGAATTGCACAGAAACCTCTCAGACACTCAGTATGGGAAGGCAAATCCAAAGTACCTTAAACACATGAGTATCTCAAAGCATTAATGAGCCCTACTGAGTGTCATTACTGACAAAGCCTTTCAAGGGGCTAATTAAAGCAAATCATTGGAGGCCATGATTGCAGAAACTTCTCAGAGACTTTAAGGCAAAAGTTAAACCCAAAGTCCTTCGAAGAACCTGCAGTCCCTGGGAGCTTTAAGGAGCCCCCCAGGGCCATTCCTGACCAAGGCTCCCCAGGGACTCCTTCCAGCAGATCCTTGAGGCCACTGGGATgggaggaggatgctgagggCAGGACAAGGGGCTGACAGTGCCCAGccttgctggggctgtgccaggaggccCCAGGGCCTCAGGACAAGGGGTCTCCTCAAAGCTTTTGtggcacagaggctgctgtgccccagggcaccaagACTTGGCTTCTCTTTGTCCCCCCTgccatcactgcctgcagttctctgctctggctggggtCTAGGGACACTTTCTCTGTCGTGTCCCTCAGTGGGACCCATTAAAACTTCAAGAAACTGTGGAGTTGGATTCTGGCTTGGAGTTCTGGAGAGGTTTCTTCAGCTCCCTCTCAGCACAAGCCCCAAGAGGGTCATTCAAgtccttgtgctgtgtctgtgctgctgagctgggccgggctcctggcacagaggacGATCCTGGCAACCAAGAAGAGcttcaaaacacatttctcttgatgagcagctcttctcccagcccagcagggctggggctctgcctgcagccaccccgggcacagcacagaggcacagagagctTAAATccctcagggctgggaaggTGCTGAGAAGGGACTGGGGGAGAATCACTGCCAGCCCTTGACACAGGAacctctggctgcaggacagtgcagctgcagctcctgcagggatctCCTCAAGCTGGAACATCTCAATGCCTACAGACTCTGTGAGTACATTCCGTGATTATCTCTAGTGTGGAGTagccaggggtgcccagggctgtcctgcagagcagggtcctgcagcccagggctctgtgctggggcagggactctgctgcctgccagggacagctctcagccagccctgggagctgctgccagcactgggggaCAAGATCTGGGTGGAAGGAGACAGCTGGTGAAGtgtggatgtgttctccttgtgtGGTGAGGATGCTGCATTGTTCTGGTCTGCTCCCAGCATGACATTTAACTCCAGAGCATTTCCAAGTAGACTATACAGGGAGCACAGCAAGGCAGGGGCTGCATAAAAGGGAAAATCCTGCTGTTTTTATCTACTACTCTCTGTTGCCTGGATGGGAAATTGCACATAGATTTTCATGTCTCAGTTCAggttgagaaaaagaaaacatttttctctcagaTCCTGATAAACCAGGCAGTGACAAAAATCAGAAGAGGGTCCCTTATAGGCAGCACCTGTGAtgcttttccagcctcctcGGGGTTGCTCTGACGTTGCCATCAGAgcctgcagagccagagctggtcctgggcagtgcctgggctgggaggggtctgcagggcagagctgagccccagggctgggctgggctctggcagcactggcagggcccagccctgggcacagggaagcagctgcaggcagggacagctccaggcagcagagccctgggcaggcagtgggggGAAAGTGCCTCCAAGCTGTGCTGGGATATTGAAAGGCTTCTCCAAATCAAACTATTCCACAATTACTTTTTACAGAACCCCATGCCAAGACACCACAAAtggggtgtcccagctccttctaccctggggggctctgggcagggcaggctggcaaTGAGCAAAtctcctccagcagtgctgtgggcaggacCCTTGGTGTGTCCTGGGGATGCCATCCCAGCTGTGAGCTGCctccaggggacactgggggacaggaGTGTCCTTGGCCAAGAGTGAGGCTGAGACTGAGAAAGGCTGAGCCActttgctctgctgtgggaggaCAGAAGGAGGCAGAGAACGGCTCTCCTCACCCTTCATAGGTTCCAGCCAATGCTCTTGCACTGCACAGTTCTCTCTGatctccctgggcacagcaggaaacCCTCTCAAACTGCCTTTGGCCATCACCGTTCCTtagccctggcacaggagatGCTGCCAAGCTCGTCTGCCTCAGGAGCACTTTGGGCTGATGAAGTCCAACCCCAGGACTGGCCCAGTCCCTGTTCCCATGaccccactgctgcagagcagagctgacccCTCTGTGTCcatgggcagagccctgctcgTCAAAGCAACAGGAccagatcccagcagagctgcaggcacgGGGCTGAAGGAAGGGCTCTGAGAAAAGGAGAGCTgggtggcacagcacagcaggggcagggctgggagaaaggGCTTGGACATTGTCCAGCAAAGTCTCCCCTGCCTTGTCACTGTGTCCTCCTTCAACAGGACTCCATGGGCAGAGTGAAgaaatgtccaacagcagctgcatcagccccttcctcctcctgccattGGCAGACAcacggcagctgcagctcctgcacttctgcctcttcctggccatctccctggctgccctcctggccaacggcctcatcatcagcgccgtagcctgcggccacctcctgcacagccccatgttcttcttcctgctcaacctggccctcagcgacctgggctccatctgcaccactgtccccaaagccctgcacaattccctctgggacaccaggacCATCTCCTACACAGGATGTGCTGCTcaagtctttttctttctgttcatcTCAGCAGAGCATTTCCTGCTGACCATCCTGTgctacgtgtccatctgcaaacccctgcactacgggaccctcctgggcagcagagcttgtgcccacatggcagcagctgcctgggccagtgcctttctcaatgccctgctgctcacagccaatacattttccctgcccctgtgccatggcaatgccctgggccagttcttctgtgaaatcccacacatcctcaagctctcctgctcaCACTCCAAAGTCAGGGAGCATGGACTGATTGTGCTAAGTGCTTTTCTATATTTTGGCTGTTTTGTGTTCATAattttctcctatgtgcagatcttcaGAGCCGTGCTcaggatcccctctgagcagggacggcacaaagccttttccacctgcctccctcacctggctgtggtCTCCCTGTTTCTCAGCAGTGGCACATTTGCCTACCTGAAgcccccctccatctcctccccattcCTGGATATGTCAATGTCAATTCTGTACTCGGTTGttcctccagccctgaaccccctcatctacagcctaAGGAACaaggagctcaaggctgcagtgtggacaCTGATCACTGGACgatttcagaaacatttaaCTGCTGGAAAATTTCTGTAAATCACTTGTAATTAAAGTCACCTTTTATACTTCTTCctaattttgttttggtggttctttttcagtgtttcacttTTGTAACAGTGTTCACAAGGAAATGTTGTTGTTTGTGTCTTTTCTGATGTTGTTTCTTTCAACCTTTGCCATGGTCCCAGACTGTGTCAATGAGAGGCTACATTCTCAGTGGCTTTAAATGAACTGAATGATGTCTCAGAAGAGTCTTCTGCAGAGAtccctatttttttcccttctctgtggctgcagcagcagtgtctgtgcacagagctggggcagatcagtgctggcacagcagctgtgcccagcagcagcagcacttggtgttgccagtgctgctgccatggccctgccccgctgccctcctggccctgctgttgctgtagggcctgagtgctctcggggccgggcacagggctgggggtggcagtgccggggctgcagcagggacaggccatgggcactgctggggcagcgctgacgcctcaggccagggcctgggggctgcaggctccttgcccaggctctctgcacaacacggccaggccaatgctcagcacagaaaagccccgtcagcagccccagggtggccgtgggcaggctgggggaaaacagcagggctggggctctgcaaggtccctgggggagacgggaaggagcagcagagcagggcctgatccatccccactgtgctggacaccccagggcagcgtcCCAGACCGTCCTCATGCACCTGCTAACAACctcccccctctgcagccctggcctctcccccagctcacacaggtgctgcatccttgcaggcacagccacggcagcactgcctcaggagcccctgtttgcactgcccagagcaggcgtGAGCACCCccatggtgttggtgtggggagatgaacctgagtgagcacagatgccatcagcccctggggccaggaagggctgggggacaggagggaaacCACTCAGGTTTGTGGTGGCCTCCAAAGTCAGCCAGAAAGTTATTTCCCATGTGAGTTTTCTGTGCCACTGCAGACGttgttgctcagagccagggctgcctgacAGCCACCCCCAAACTGCCCTGAGCATTTCATTTGCTTCACCGTCACTTTCTTTACACTTCCCTGGTAAAAAATTTTTCCAATTTACCACCCCTGTTCCCTCCCCTGTAAACAGCCCATCCCTGTTTGCCCTTTCCTCTCTGGCCCTACTCCCCATTTCAGTTCCCTCGCTGGCACCATGGGAAtgtcccttggggagcaggatcatcctccaagtgcttcaggaattctctgcaggctcctgcagtgcctcctgctgctcccttgccagaggcaccacaggccaggggggcacatctgccctgctgtgtctgcctgtggggctccctgctctgggcaatgaggaggggctgcagaggctctgcaggactgacaggatgggctctggggctgtgaggagaagctgagggacctgggctgctgcaccttctcaagaggaggcccagggctcatcctgcaactgctgcaagggtggtttcagagaatcacagaatcagcaaggttggaaaagaccttggagatcatcaagtccaacctgtgccctgacaccaccttgtctcccctgagcctcctcttctccaggatcaacaaccccagctccctcagccactcctcacaggacttgtgttccacacccctcaccagccttgttgcccttctctggacacgctccagcccctccatgtccttcctaaattgggggcccagaactggacacagcactcaaggtgcagcctcaccagtgcccagcacaggggaagaatccctgccctgctcctgctgcccacaccattcctgatccaggtgtcatgggttgacattagacaaaatgccaatgcacccatgagggtatattttacctaatgaactgctgtgagatgtggtcaagaacagagcagagcaggcctaatacttgaaacagacagacaatttattacaCTACATAACAAcggacaatagaaaaggaaagaaaaacccaaccacccaaaagcagaagagaaaacctcccaaaaacactgcttctcctccccccaatttccattccatacatgctcactcagttgtctccagcacattaccttcatctacttgcttaatccctcaacaaccctgggttcctaatccaaatcatcatcctttaaaattcagacaatccacattccatccaggacgagaggagtctctctcgcaccacagaccccccccccccacaggaaacacaggtccaccatcccgtgttcccacgtcacccatggcactgcctagaagagtctgccagggtgacaccctcctttccatgtccggcactctcactgctgtccatggacctgcactgcaacagggctctttttaaggatgttttggccaagtaccaaaaaccagccatcttctcattttgggactcaggtcccccccatttacccctggggccgggggctccaagaagcaggccagaacgtctctgggtttgagccaaaaacatccacccaaacacagtcttatttatagtcaggagggtccagggtccgtctatggctatcattatgcaagaaaagtccagcctcataagccactcctcttcattccggcaatcgaaggggcttctcttcatctcacattaccctctcggtcccaggctgtcctctctcttctaaaaccaccaactatgagaatacagcgtccagggataactctcttctgccttagaaagagttaaaagctttatctcccaccaccaaggtcaggcacaggcgatcgcagacactgcagttctcacaagcagctccagctcggcaccttctctctgtggggggaggagagagacgggaccggggggggaagggggggggaacaggatgggacagggagggggacggaaggcacctccaaagttctccctccacccctccattctagatggaagctggaccagctccgctccagctccctctgttccccaccccgaggcccaccttgctcagccaggcccaccttgctcccctcccccacccggcctagccaggccggcaggggagaggagaagacgctccctctccgaaagcagagcagggaaagagagagtcctgctgggaaatccggcttttaacccctcgtgtcctcagaggcgtgtccacctcttagtggccaacaaaggtgccaatattCAGATCTAaagactgattggtttgaccactacttccaaaaaaactcacttcccttcaaaccacgacaccAGGCCAGgggccattggccttcttgcccacctgcccacactgctgcctcatgtccagcctgctgtccagcactgccccacgtccctttctgcgtgcccactgtccagccactctgtccccagcctggagccctgcagggcttgttgtggccaaagtgcaggacccggcccttggtcttgttcagcctcagcctgttggatttgggccctggatccagcctgtgcagggccctgtgcagagccctcctaccctccagcacacCCACACTCAcccccagcttggtgtcacctgcaaatttgctgatgctggactcaatcccctcctgcagatcctcagtgcagatattgcaatccccgctggctgcctctgatccctgggccatcctgggggtgccctgggatggctctcaaggggatctgttccatccccttgctgggcacccagggcaggctgaaaggcctgcagttccccacatcctccttgcagcccttcttggggatgggctcccattggcacctccagtcctctaggccctccctgctgagccaggactgaggagaaatgatggagagcagcttggggagctcatccagcagctccctcatggccctagcatggatcccatctggtcccagaCACACCTGTGAGCATCTGAGTGGCTCAGCAGGTCCGCAGCTGCTTCTTCCTGGATTCCAGGACGgctcttctgctccctgtgcccatctaCCAGCTCAGGAGAACTCTTGATTTTAGGACAACCTGTCTTCTTGTTGAAAACTGTGGCAATGAATCTGTTTAATATTTCAGCCATTTCTTCATCTTTGGTAACCATATCCCTCCTGAAATATCAATGGAGGTTCTCCTTGTCCCCCTTTTTGTAAAcgatgtatttttaaaaacagtttcatTATCCTTCACTGAAACAGCCTGGTAAAGTTCTAATTGAGCTTTCACAtgtccaatttttttttccacatgacCTAACAACATCCTTAAACATTTTCTGAGTTACCTGCTCCTCTGTTCAAAGGTGATGCAACCTCTTTTATTCCCTTGAGGTCCTGGTAAAGCTCCATGTCCAGCTAGGGCAGTCATTTTCCTCTCTGGGTCAGCCTGCTCTTGCTCCTTCaagatttctttcctgaaatttattcttcctttctgGGCACCCTTTTTTTAAGGGCtgtttcccttaaaaaaaattacctgatTTGGTACTCTCGAAATCTGCATCCTGAATATGCCAAAGTCCAGTCCAGAGCAGTCCAGCCTGTTCTCTGTAGGTCCAGTGTAGAGGTTTTGTTGATGCCTCTCCGtttacagaatatttaaaatacaataatttcATGGTCACTGTTgcccaaaaaacctccaactaccacatctcccaccagccctccTCTGTTTATgaacagcaggagaaagagtttccttggcagtgggaagagaaggaaaccTGCCCAACGTGCATCTTGCAAGGTTCAGCCGGGAGGTGAAGACAAAGACATGTCCTTCCCAGAGTAGAATTTTGGTGCAGGAGGTGTCCCAGCGTGAGCCTGGGCCatggcctggctctgtgtgccaggagccggcagcgctgggtgcagggagcccagggagggcacagaAATGCTGGGCTGAGAAATGCTGGGGGCACAGCGAGATGGGCGAGTGCAGCCggccagggcacaggagcagcacgcacagggggcacagcctgcaggagagatggccccgggctgggcagggctggcagggccacaggcaccCAGGCCTTTgtcccctgggctctggcagcgcctctgcagccccacagaagGAACTTTCCTTTCAGGGCCTGCGCTTTGGCTCTGCCTGGGCCCTCCCtgaggaggctggcagggcttgCAGGTTGATGCcatttgtccttgctgcccctgccatccccctgccccacaaacAGCCCCGAGCCACCCGccagggacaggccctgctgtcccagcctgggctcagggcttggcctttctgctccctgcagccagcccaggccttgctcagcattgcagttccctgctcacagccttgggctccctgcaatcctgccctcaaggatctgctctcagcagtgcctgcacagccttgggcactgcctgccctcagtggggcccagggatgctccaaaggacttggagttttgcttctgactccttgagcagcttctgcaaccttctctcagtgcctggggGTCCTGGACACAGCCCCAAATCCACTGTGGGGctgatgaaaatacagaaagcccTCAGGAGCTCCTTGTCATCCTTCAATTGTTTTCAAGCCTTCAGGGCTTTTGCAGCTGATTGGGTCAGTTTGGAGTTCTCTTAAGGAAGGAAGATTTCAAAGTGAACCTCCCTAATCAAGGTATTATAGATGGGCCAGGAGACCTTCTGCTCCAGAAAGAACGCCTTTATTGAGATAGCTCTTTTAGGGGTGGTGGCTCGGGGGCTGCGCACACCGCCGCTGCTCCCTCGGAGACACCGCAGTGGAGGAGGAATCTTCGGACCTGCTGCTCGTGCTGCAGAGCCGGCGCTTCCGTCTTCGTGGGAGTGGGTAGAAAGACTCCTGTGGCTTGCTTGGTCCAGGGGTGTCACCTTCTCACAGTACTTTCGTGGTGAGGGCGAGGAAGAAGAAGactctgcctggcagctggaTGGTCAGCCGACCTCGTGGTGCTGTCCTCGGGCTCCAGTTTGGTGCTGGTCCGTCGTTCTGGGGAATTATTTTCCCCAACTGGACTTCCTGGTGGGGCAATGCACCTTGGGAGCCTCTGAGTTTTTTGCATTGGAGGTTGGGTCGGCAGCAGCTTGATGGACAGgcgaggagcagcagcagagacgCAGTAACAGTAGCGATGTCTTGACAGGCAGGTGGGGAGCAGCGAGGCGgtgcacagcagggaaggaggagtaGAGAAACTAGGAATCTAAGAACTGGGGTCACAGAACTGTAAAACAACTTATAACAAATGTTACAACAGGTGAACTGTATTCTTAACACTTCAAACTCTTTAGTGAACATATTCTTTAATTTGGGACGTTCATCTCAGTCCCCCCTCTTTCTTTTTGATCGGGCTGTTAGGCCCGCATCAATCACTTATTCTTTCCTGCAAACAATTCTCTTTAGACTTTTGGTATTGGTTATAAGCTCTTTTTGCATCACTCAATTCCTCTTCCtcaatttctattttcattaCCTTGGTTACTTTCAGGTCAGACAGTTCGGAGACTTGGAGACTCGTTTTCAGAGCTGAGGTCACAATTCGGATCAGAAGTGGAATCATGCATGGGAGGAGTATAAGACTTGCCATAGCACATAATATTATAAATCCTATTTTCTTCCACCAGCTACCCTTTAGGGTCCAAAAGTTATCCCACCAATCGGTGTTTATTAGGGGCTGCCATTCTTGTGTGCCCACATATgctatttttcttatttctctagAAATATTCTTGATGACATCACTTCTATCGTCAATCTCTAAGCAGCATTCTGATGTATTGAACTTTCCACAAATTCCCCCTTCATCTGCTAGCAGATAATCGACTGCAAGTCTAATTTGGTAAATAGTTGATCTGGTTTGAGCTAATTGATGACTTATGTGATCTAATGCCATTGctgttttatttgaaatgaTCTCTAATACAGCTTGTAATCTAATTATTCGGTTTAACATGTATATGGGAGTTCGATATCCCCACGACCCATCTTGTTCCCACGTAGCGGGCCCATATGTTCTTATTATTTCTTCTGGAGTCCAAATTTTACCTTTCCAGGTCTGGGTGCTTCCCAGATCTATTATTGTTCTCTTCTTTCTACTAGCAGATTTTAGGTTATCATATAGGGGAACTCcaagtttgttttcaaaattttgtgGTAGCAAGAAGAATGCTGGTTTTATCGCCCCAATTGTACAGCTACCTGCCCAGTCCCCCGGAAGGTGTGTATAGGCTTTATCCccacaaatccaaaataaatgttctgGAGCTTTCCAAAATGAATTTTGGGTGTCTCGAGGGTATTCCCAATATTTGGAAATTTCTCTTATTCCCCAGAATGGATTTATTCCAGTATCTGTACACTGGTGGAGGTTATATCCTTCATGATATAcacagcctttttcttttttacctatTGCCCAGTAGGTGGCAGGTTTGCTGGGTATCCACTCCTGTTCTTGACCTTTTATTACCAGATACCTTTTG
This sequence is a window from Prinia subflava isolate CZ2003 ecotype Zambia chromosome 27, Cam_Psub_1.2, whole genome shotgun sequence. Protein-coding genes within it:
- the LOC134562328 gene encoding olfactory receptor 14A16-like; its protein translation is MDQPKERVPVAAARAPEGTSECHCNSEHFLLTILCYVSICKPLHYGTLLGSRACAHMAAAAWASAFLNALLLTANTFSLPLCHGNALGQFFCEIPHILKLSCSHSKVREHGLIVLSAFLYFGCFVFIIFSYVQIFRAVLRIPSEQGRHKAFSTCLPHLAVVSLFLSSGTFAYLKPPSISSPFLDMSMSILYSVVPPALNPLIYSLRNKELKAAVWTLITGRFQKHLTAGKFL